TTGCGCGGCAGTGGGATAGAATACGTAACCGACTAAGCTGAATGAGATCGGAGTTGAAACGTGGCACTATTCGGCAAATCGTCGCGCGGCGCCCATGCAGCGGGCGGCCGTTCGTCAAAATCCCGCGGTCAAGCGGCTCGTACGCCCCAGGCAGATGAGCAAGCCGCGGCAAACGATGCATATAGAACCAGACAGATCGACGCACGTCTTCCGCGTATCGACGCGGAGAGCAATGTCGACGTCCGTCGTAACGTTGCAGGTGCGACGGGTCGTCAGCGCCCGGCGCAAACGGGTCAGGCAAACCCGCTATCGACCTCCAGCATGCCCGCGGCTACCGAAGCCGTTGGCTCCTACGCCGACCTTGCGCTCGACGAGAACGCGAAGCAAAACCTCGGCCCCGTTGTCATCTCGATGCGCAACGTCACGAAGGTGTACCCCGCGCAGCCCAACAGGCCTGCGCTCGCCAATATCACGCTTGATATCCGCTCGGGTGAGTTCCTCTTCCTCGTTGGTCATTCCGGTTCGGGCAAGTCGACTTTCATTCGCATGCTCAACCGCGAGATTGTGCCCACGAGTGGCGAGCTCGTCGTCGCTGGCGAGAACCTGCGCACCATCAAGAACTGGCGCATCCCGTACCTGCGTCGCAGCGTTGGCTGCGTGTTCCAGGACTTCAAGCTCCTGCCCAACAAGACGGCATTCGAGAACGTCGCCTTCGCACTCGAGGTAATCGGCAAGTCACGTCACGTCATTCGCACGCAGGTACCCGAGGTCCTGCGTCTCGTCGGCCTCGAGGACAAGATGGACAAGCTGCCTGACCAGCTTTCCGGTGGCGAGCAGCAGCGTGTTTCCATCGCCCGCTCAATCGTCAACCGTCCGCCGATCCTCATTTGCGACGAGCCGACTGGTAACCTCGATCCGCAGACCTCGTTGGGCATCATGCGTCTGCTCGAGCGCATTAACCGCACGGGCACGACCATCCTCGTCGCCACGCATGACCGCGAGATGGTCGATCAGATGCGTCGACGCGTGCTCGCACTCGAGAACGGCACCCTCGTCCGCGATCAGAAGAAGGGAGTGTACGGTTACGATGTCTAAGATCATCTACTTCCTCAAAGAGTCCATCGTCAGCTCGCGCCGCAATCTCGGCACGACGATTGGCGGTATCGTCACCATTTTCCTGTCACTCCTCATGATCGGCGTGACCATCATCATCTCGATGATGATTGGCAACCTCGCCACCTCGTTCGAGGATGAGGTCAACGTGCGTCTCTACATTTCCGATGAGGCGACCGACGAGCAGATATCGAGTCTCGACAGCTATCTCAAGACGCTCGAGAACGATGCCGGTAACATCGCCTCGGTGGAATTCCGCAACAAGGACCAGGTTCTCGAGGACTTCCAGCGTCAGACCGCCAACAACCCCGATATCGTGAATCAGCTCGACGGCAACCCGCTGCCGCGTACCTACGTCATCACCTTGCGCGATACGCACAAGGTCCAAGACACGGTGAACGCGATTCTCGGCAGCGAGACCTTCACGGCGATTGCCGATAATCCCAGCGACCCGTCCGACTCCATCAAGTATGGTCAGGGCACAGTCGAGCGCCTCTTCGCCGTCACCAACGTCATCCGCTACGCATGTATCGTCGCGGTCGTCCTGCTCGTGTTCATCTCGCTGGTCTTCCTCAACAACACGATTCGCCTCGCGATTCTTGCCCGTAGGCGCGAGATTTCGATCATGCGGCTCGTCGGCGCGACCAATGGCTTCATCCGCGGGCCGTTTGTGATGGAAGGCGCCCTGCAGGCGCTCGTTGGCGCCGTGTTCGCCATCATCGTGCTCTCGCTCGTGCGCGTGACGGTGTTCCCCGCGCTCGAGAACATGGTGAGCTTCCTGCCGCTCACGGTCGATCCGGGCGTATACTCCGCGATCTACATCGTGCTCATCATTGCCGGCGTGCTCATCGGCATGCTGGGATCGGCCATCGCCATGCGCCGCTACCTCAAGGTATAGATGCCAAAGCGCAGCGAAAAGCGTAAACCTTCGCAGCGCGCAGATGCTCCCCGGGTGCGCAAGCGCGAGCGCTCATGGCGCGCGCTTGCCATCGTCGCCTGCATCGTCGTCTTTGCTCTCGTCGTGCTCTATCCCGTCGGGCGCGACTATTACAAGACGATGCGTACCGAGCAGCGTCTCCAGGCGCAACTCGATGCCGTGACCGAGCGTAACGAGGCCGTCCAAGCCGAGAACGACGCCCTGCAAACCGAGGAGGGTGTCGAGAATCAAGCTCGCTCTGACCTGGGATGGGTCAGGGAAGGGGAAAGCTCTGCCGTGGTCACGAACGAGCAGGGTACGGTCGATAACGCTTCGAGGCTGCCGGACCATCTCGATGAGAAAAGCATCACCGCTCCGCAAACCTGGTACTACAGCATTCTTGATACGATATTCTTTGTTCACGAGTAAGCCCATGCAGTGATAGCATTAGGTGCTCGCATATGGGGGCGTGGCGGAACTGGCAGACGCAGTGGACTTAAAATCCACCGGCCTTTGGTCATCAGGGTTCGAATCCCTGCGCCCCTACCAAATCGCGCTCATTTGCGCTGCACAAAGATATACAATGGTTTTCAGGAGAGGGTAAGTACGGACAAGGGGGAACTATGGCACTGTTTGGAAATTCTTCGACGGCTCACAGGCTACCGGAATACCGCGTCGCGGCACTTGCGTCGCTCGATCTCGAGGAGCACATGAAGGACAACCCGCTCGTTCTTGATCGTCCCGGTCATATCGAGTGGATGGTCACCGAGGATGAGGATGGCTACCTCACCGCTCACGGTGCCATCAGGGTTCCCGTCAACATCGTCTTTGCCCCCGCTACCGAAGAGGGCGCCGATCCGGAGATCGAACGCGTCATCGTCAATGGCAAGCGCAAGTTCGATCGTCGCGTCGAGGAAGAAGAGCTGCACGACAAGAACTACGGTCTCGATGTCAAGAAGGCGCAGAGCGAGAGTTTCATGCGCTACCGCAAGAACATCAAGGCCTAGCCAAGAGGAGCGGCAGTAAGCGTCTTCTCGTTACGGCGGAGGCATGCGCAACACCATGGTCAATCATATCTTCGAGAAATTCCTGAACGAGAGGACGGCGGCCTTCGATAGCTACATGGCGGAGTTCTTTGGCGAGGGCACGCATCCCGACATGTGGCGCTATCTCTACGGGCCGCTTTCCGAGTTCTCGAACAATGCGGGCAAGCGGCATCGCCCGCTCATCTGCATGCTCGCATGCAAGGCAGTCGGTGGTGACGATGACATGGCGCGTGCCGCCGGTGCGGCCATCGAGCACTTCCACACCGCTGCGCTCATTCACGACGATATCGCCGACGAGTCCCAGCTCAGACGCGGCAAGCCATGCCTGCATCATCAGATTGGCGAGGGTCTCGCCATCAACGCGGGCGATCTTGCACTTTCGCTCGTTACGGGTACGGTGCTCGTCGATGATTCGCTCTCCGATGCCGTCAAGTTACGCGTGCTCAAAGAGCTCGTCGATATGACGACGCGCACGATCGAGGGCCAGGCGCTCGATATTGGCTGGGCGCGTGACGAGCGTTTCGACATCACGGTCGAGGACTACCTGACCATGGCCGCCCATAAGACCGCGTTCTACTCGGGCGGCGTGCCGCTTGCCGTCGGCGCCATCATCGGTGGCGGCAGCGAGCTGCAGATCGAGACCCTGCGCGCCTACGGCATGTCGACGGGCCTGGCATTTCAGATTCAGGACGACTTGCTCAACCTCGTCGGCACCGAGGAGGCCACGCGCAAGGACTTCCGTGGCGACATCACCGAGGGCAAGCGCACGCTCGTCGTCGTGCATGCGCTCGAGCATACGGATGGCGCCGTGCACGACGAACTCATCGACATCCTCTCCTCGAAGGAGACGGATCACGCTCGGCTCGAGCATGCCGTGCAGATCATGCAGGAGGCAGGCTCGATTGACTTTGCACGAGAGCACGCCATCAAGCTCGCACATGACCATCAGGACGAGCTCAAGGACGTTCTGCCCGCCAGTCCCGTACGCAAACTGCTTGTTTCGATGGGCGACTTTTTCGTAAGCCGGTTGAACTGAGGCGCTCATGAGGACGATTGGCCGCAACGATCACGGTGCCGCCGTGGAAGACGTGCAGCGACGTTTGCGCGTCATGGGCTACGAACTTGCCGTCGACGGTGCGTATCTCCAACGCACCTGCGATGCGGTCAAGATGTTCAGGCAGTCCGAGGGGCTGCCGCCGGGCGATTTCGTCGATCAGCAGGCATGGGCGGCCCTGGTGGACGCGAGCTTCGCGCTCGGCGACCGCATGCTCTACCTGCGCATGCCCCATTTCCATGGGGCCGACGTGCGCTCGCTGCAAACGATCCTCGAGGTGCTTGGCTTCGTCGTCGGCAAGTCCGACGGCATCTTTGGCGCGCATACCGAGCGCGCCCTGCGCGATTTCCAGCTCAGCGTCGGAATCACGGACGACGGCATCGCGGGCAACACCACCTTCGATGCGATCGAGCGCCTGCGCCACGCCTGGGAAGGCAAGGAGCCGACGAGTGCCGAGGGCGCGCAGATGGGCTTTGCGCGTGCGGCCGAGGCGCTCGAGAAGATGGAGGCGTGTTTTTACGGGCTGGACGAAACCGGCCGCGGCGTTGCCTCGCGTATCGCCAACCTCGCCCGTGCGACCTTCGAGGGCGCGCACGTCATGAGTGCCGATACGCTCGAGGCGTTTCCACCCTCCAACATGCTTATGGTGGGCGTGACTTCCGTCGAAGTTGACGGCCAAGATGGCATTCCGCTCATCGAGTTCTCCGACGATTTCATGTTCCCCCGCCGCATCAGCATTGCCTTGTCTTCGGCGAAGGCGACGCCGCGCCGTGTCATCATCGAGGTGCCTGATCACGGTTATTCGGATGCAACGGGTACCGTGACGGGCGAGCGCTGGGAGCAGCATCTCGCCGTCCTTCTGCTCGACGCCTTCTGCGCTTCGTTCTCGTAGTCCCGCCATTTCGAGCGAAGGCGCGGACCCTGCCTGTCCTTTCGAGCGAAGGCGCGAAGCAGCCCCCATTGTCATTTCGAGCGGAGCTGCCGAAGGCAGCGGAGTCGAGAAATCTCACCAACAACCCCGTAGTGTTTCAAGCCCTCGTCATATCAAGATATTGTGGTGTGCATCGGCGTTTTTAGACAGGAGCACGCGCGGGTGTTACCATAGACGTCCAACGAGTGAAGCAAACCGCCCACTTTGAAACGCGAATACAAGCGGGCAGTTAGGATTTTTAATTATGCATATTTCCATGAAGCGTAAGGCGGCCCTGGCTTTCGTGCTGTCTGCGGCACTTGCCCTGACGCTTTTCCCCGTGAGTGCCGGTGCTGTGACGGCCGCGCAGAAGCAGGCCGAGGTTCAGAGCGTCTCCGCGCAGCTCAATGCGCTCAATGAGGAGCTTTCCCTCGCAGTCGATGATTACAACCTTGCCAACCGCAATCACGACCAGGCTGTTGCCGAGGCAGAGGATTGCCAGCAGCGCATCAACGATGCCCAGGCGAAGATCAACGCACTACAGACGCGCATCGAGACGCGTGCCACGTCGATGTATCGTTCTGGCTCCATGACCTATCTCGACGTGCTCATGGGCGTGGGCTCCTTCGACGACTTCGCAACCGTGTGGGACACGCTCAACACGCTCAATGCGGAAGATGCCGATCTTGTCGTGAGCAGCAAGCAGGCCAAGGCCGAGCTCGATGCTGCCAAGGCGGATCTCGATGCCAAGCAGGCCGAGGCCCAGCGCCAGCTCGAGATTGCCGAGTCCTACAAGAGCGAAATCGAGTCCAAGACCGCTCAGTACCAGTCGATTTACAACGGTCTGAGCTCCGAGTACCAGGAGCTTCTCGCTCAGGAGCAGGCAGCTCAGGAGCAGGCCGCGGCCGCCGCAAGCGCGGCATACTTCCCCTCGGTTTCCAGCAGCTCGAGCAGCGGTGGTGGAAGCTCGAGCAAGGGTAGCAGCTCCTCGCGTCCGAGCGCCAACCTCGGTGGTTCCAGCGCGGTCGAGCGCGCCTACTCGGCCATCGGTCTTCCGTATGTCTACGGTGCGAGCAGCCCGAGTGCCTTCGATTGCTCTGGTCTCGTAAGCTGGGCCCTGACGGGCAGCTTCGGTCACGCCTACGTCTCGCAGGATTTCTGGTCCATGCCCGAGGTGAGCGATCCGCAGCCGGGCGATGTCGTTGCATGCCATGCGGGCCACTGCGGCCTCTACATCGGCAACGGCCAGATGATCGAGGCACCGCATACGGGAGCCACCGTGCGCATTTCCAGCGTGCGTGGCAAGATCGTGCGCCCGTAGCGCCGTTCGTTCACCGTTCCTCCAAACTTCGCGACCTTTTGTGATGAGTCTGTGACATTGACCCGTCCTTGCTAGCGTGTGCTCGCGACGGTGGTACCATAGCCTGCGCAGAGAACCCAATATGTACTTCTAACGTTGCATTGGGGGACGCGCTATGTCTACTATTCTCAATCGCAGGGCATTCATCGGCTCGTTCATCGCTCTGGGCGCGTTATGCACCGTTAATCCCACGCAAGCACTCGGCACGTCCGCCGCGCAGAAGCAGGCGGAAGTCCATACCGTCAAGGCCCAGCTCGAGGCCATGGCAGAGGACGTTTCCGCTGCCGGCGACCGTTACCATCAGGCCATGGATGCCTATGACGACGCGACGGCACGGGTCGAGGAAGCACAGGCCACCATCACCGAGATGTCGGAGCGCATCGGCTCGCTGCAGAATCGCCTCGACGTGCGCGCCACGGCCATGTACCGTTCGGGATCGACCTCGTATCTCGACGTGCTTTTGGGTGTGACCACCTTCGAGGATTTCGCGACCGTATGGGACACCCTCAACGCCCTTAATGCCGAGGACGCTGATCTCGTGGCCAGTACCAAGGTCACGAAGGCGACACTCGAGTCTGCGCAGGGCGAGCTTGTCGCGCAGCAGCAATGTGCTGCCGAACAGCTCTCCTCTGCCGAGGCGTACATGAGCCAGGTGCTCGCCAAGCAGAACGAATACGACAGGATTTATAACAACCTGAGCGCGGAATATCGCCAGATACTCGCCGAGCAGGAAGCGGCCGAGGCGCAGGCGAGTGCGCGTGCACCGCAGGAGTTCGTACCGAGCGCGGTGCAGGTGGTTCCCGTGACGCCTGCTGCGCCTTCCGAGCCGAGCGGTTCAGATGACTCAGGCGGTGGTGGGGGAGGGGGCTCCTCGAGCAACTCGGGCGCATCCAGCTCCATCACGGAGGTGTCTTCCGGCTCGGGGTCTGCACCAGACTTACCCACGAACGGCAGCGTGCTCGATTACGCGTACTCGAAGCTGGGATATCCGTACGTATGGGGCGCGAAAGGCCCCGACGCCTTCGATTGCTCGGGCTTTGTCGCGTGGTGTTATCGCCAAATCGGCATGTCGCTTCCGTCCTACACCGAATCGCTCTACGCGGTTGCTTCGGCACGCTTCAGTCCAAGCGAGGCACGGCCCGGCGACGTGCTCTACAAGCCTGGTCACGTGGGGATTTCCACGGGTGGCATTAGCTGCATCGAAGCCATGGGCACGCGTTGGGGCGTCGTCGAGAGCTGCCGAGGAGGATGGACCGCAGCACTGCGATTCTAGCCTCTCTAGCGGGGACGATGCCGCTCACATGGGTCTATATGCGCGAAATGTGCACAGTTTATGGAGGCTCCGGATTTTGGGGTAGTATGCCTCCTTGCCTGCTGCAATTACTGTCTACAAATTGAGCACCATATGTATTGCGGGCGCTAGGAATCTTTTTTCTCATGCATTTACATAACCGTAAGTCGGTCCTTGGCATTGCGCTGTCTTCTCTACTCGTACTCGCTATCTGTCCCGCAGCGTTTGCCCTTCCCCTGCAACAGCCGTCTTTCTCCGATGGTCCCGAGCAAGCCTATGCCGATGAGCCCGCTCAGCTCGAGCTGATCACGACCTGCCGTGAGCAGATTGACGAGACCGCCGCCGAAATCGCCGCCGCTGAGGCAGCGGCTATCGAGGCCGCGAAGCCCGAGTCCGTTCGCCGCGCCGAGGCTTGCCTGGGCGTGCCGTATAGGTCCGGCAGCTCAAGTCCCAGCGGTTTCGACTGCTCGGGTCTGGTGAGCTATGCGCTTACCGGCAGGTATGGTCACGCCTACACGTCGTATTCCTTCTGGGGGATGTCTGCGGTAAGCGATCCGCGCCCTGGTGATGTCGTGGCGTGCAGCCCTGGCCACTGCGGCCTCTACATTGGCGATGGCCAAATGATTCATGCGCCGCAGTCTGGCGAGCGCGTTCGCGTCGAAGCGGTGCGTGGCAAGATCGTTCGTCCGTAACTTGCGATTTCGAGCGAAGCGGCCGCCCTCCCCATTGTCATTTCGAGCGAAGCGGCCGTTAGGCCGCGAAGTCGAGAAATCTCCCCACTCCCCTTGTCATTTCGACCGGAGGCGCGAAGCGCCGGAGTGGAGAAATCTCACCACCCCCATTGTCATTTCGAGCGAAGTCGAGAAATCTCTCCTCTGCTCATGTGGCCTTCCTACGCCAACGAGCAAACCCGCCATGTCGAAGATGCGCGTTTATGGCGCGCGTGCAGGGGGCAACGGATAGAGGGCACCTGCGGATGCTCTAGATTCCCTTGAAGAATTCTGAGAACGTAATGCCAAAGCCACGCACGATCTTTACGAGCGTGTCAAAACCGAAATTTCTGTTTCCCTTTTCGATATCTGCAAGATAGCTGCGGTTGATTCCAGTCATGAGGGCGAACTTATCTTGCGTAAGTCCATGCTGCTTACGAAGTTCTTTGATTCGGAAA
This window of the Coriobacteriaceae bacterium genome carries:
- a CDS encoding C40 family peptidase; this translates as MHLHNRKSVLGIALSSLLVLAICPAAFALPLQQPSFSDGPEQAYADEPAQLELITTCREQIDETAAEIAAAEAAAIEAAKPESVRRAEACLGVPYRSGSSSPSGFDCSGLVSYALTGRYGHAYTSYSFWGMSAVSDPRPGDVVACSPGHCGLYIGDGQMIHAPQSGERVRVEAVRGKIVRP
- a CDS encoding NlpC/P60 family protein produces the protein MKRKAALAFVLSAALALTLFPVSAGAVTAAQKQAEVQSVSAQLNALNEELSLAVDDYNLANRNHDQAVAEAEDCQQRINDAQAKINALQTRIETRATSMYRSGSMTYLDVLMGVGSFDDFATVWDTLNTLNAEDADLVVSSKQAKAELDAAKADLDAKQAEAQRQLEIAESYKSEIESKTAQYQSIYNGLSSEYQELLAQEQAAQEQAAAAASAAYFPSVSSSSSSGGGSSSKGSSSSRPSANLGGSSAVERAYSAIGLPYVYGASSPSAFDCSGLVSWALTGSFGHAYVSQDFWSMPEVSDPQPGDVVACHAGHCGLYIGNGQMIEAPHTGATVRISSVRGKIVRP
- the ftsE gene encoding cell division ATP-binding protein FtsE translates to MALFGKSSRGAHAAGGRSSKSRGQAARTPQADEQAAANDAYRTRQIDARLPRIDAESNVDVRRNVAGATGRQRPAQTGQANPLSTSSMPAATEAVGSYADLALDENAKQNLGPVVISMRNVTKVYPAQPNRPALANITLDIRSGEFLFLVGHSGSGKSTFIRMLNREIVPTSGELVVAGENLRTIKNWRIPYLRRSVGCVFQDFKLLPNKTAFENVAFALEVIGKSRHVIRTQVPEVLRLVGLEDKMDKLPDQLSGGEQQRVSIARSIVNRPPILICDEPTGNLDPQTSLGIMRLLERINRTGTTILVATHDREMVDQMRRRVLALENGTLVRDQKKGVYGYDV
- a CDS encoding polyprenyl synthetase family protein; the protein is MRNTMVNHIFEKFLNERTAAFDSYMAEFFGEGTHPDMWRYLYGPLSEFSNNAGKRHRPLICMLACKAVGGDDDMARAAGAAIEHFHTAALIHDDIADESQLRRGKPCLHHQIGEGLAINAGDLALSLVTGTVLVDDSLSDAVKLRVLKELVDMTTRTIEGQALDIGWARDERFDITVEDYLTMAAHKTAFYSGGVPLAVGAIIGGGSELQIETLRAYGMSTGLAFQIQDDLLNLVGTEEATRKDFRGDITEGKRTLVVVHALEHTDGAVHDELIDILSSKETDHARLEHAVQIMQEAGSIDFAREHAIKLAHDHQDELKDVLPASPVRKLLVSMGDFFVSRLN
- a CDS encoding septum formation initiator family protein, with the protein product MPKRSEKRKPSQRADAPRVRKRERSWRALAIVACIVVFALVVLYPVGRDYYKTMRTEQRLQAQLDAVTERNEAVQAENDALQTEEGVENQARSDLGWVREGESSAVVTNEQGTVDNASRLPDHLDEKSITAPQTWYYSILDTIFFVHE
- a CDS encoding helix-turn-helix domain-containing protein produces the protein MQKSDIRNKIGFRIKELRKQHGLTQDKFALMTGINRSYLADIEKGNRNFGFDTLVKIVRGFGITFSEFFKGI
- a CDS encoding peptidoglycan-binding protein; translation: MRTIGRNDHGAAVEDVQRRLRVMGYELAVDGAYLQRTCDAVKMFRQSEGLPPGDFVDQQAWAALVDASFALGDRMLYLRMPHFHGADVRSLQTILEVLGFVVGKSDGIFGAHTERALRDFQLSVGITDDGIAGNTTFDAIERLRHAWEGKEPTSAEGAQMGFARAAEALEKMEACFYGLDETGRGVASRIANLARATFEGAHVMSADTLEAFPPSNMLMVGVTSVEVDGQDGIPLIEFSDDFMFPRRISIALSSAKATPRRVIIEVPDHGYSDATGTVTGERWEQHLAVLLLDAFCASFS
- the ftsX gene encoding permease-like cell division protein FtsX, whose amino-acid sequence is MSKIIYFLKESIVSSRRNLGTTIGGIVTIFLSLLMIGVTIIISMMIGNLATSFEDEVNVRLYISDEATDEQISSLDSYLKTLENDAGNIASVEFRNKDQVLEDFQRQTANNPDIVNQLDGNPLPRTYVITLRDTHKVQDTVNAILGSETFTAIADNPSDPSDSIKYGQGTVERLFAVTNVIRYACIVAVVLLVFISLVFLNNTIRLAILARRREISIMRLVGATNGFIRGPFVMEGALQALVGAVFAIIVLSLVRVTVFPALENMVSFLPLTVDPGVYSAIYIVLIIAGVLIGMLGSAIAMRRYLKV
- a CDS encoding NlpC/P60 family protein; translated protein: MSTILNRRAFIGSFIALGALCTVNPTQALGTSAAQKQAEVHTVKAQLEAMAEDVSAAGDRYHQAMDAYDDATARVEEAQATITEMSERIGSLQNRLDVRATAMYRSGSTSYLDVLLGVTTFEDFATVWDTLNALNAEDADLVASTKVTKATLESAQGELVAQQQCAAEQLSSAEAYMSQVLAKQNEYDRIYNNLSAEYRQILAEQEAAEAQASARAPQEFVPSAVQVVPVTPAAPSEPSGSDDSGGGGGGGSSSNSGASSSITEVSSGSGSAPDLPTNGSVLDYAYSKLGYPYVWGAKGPDAFDCSGFVAWCYRQIGMSLPSYTESLYAVASARFSPSEARPGDVLYKPGHVGISTGGISCIEAMGTRWGVVESCRGGWTAALRF